TTTACGGGAATCATTTTCGTCAAACAAAAATCTCCGAAAAATTAAGATCGATTACCGGTTACTAATTTCTTCAAGACCTGATAAAAATTTGCAGGAGGCGCTTTTCTGATCAAGGAATCGAATAAGGTAGATTTACTCTAGGATGTATGTATACCCGATAGCAATCTATATAAATATTATATAAGACTTCGATGTCTCGCTAGATTTGAACTAATTGTGGAACAGAAAGCGGATTAGCAAGCATTGAGAATAAAGtaatttggttttgatttttagGTTGTTTTTGTCGATCCAATAACTTTTCTatgtggacttccttactgctaccaGAAATGTGATTCCCAGCACCTCAAGATTAAATTTTGCCACTTCTTACGCATGATGGTGATGTCTCTTTATTCAGGGACTCGTTATgggaaaataagaaaagaaataaaaacgCATGTTATTTCATGCTCACATATATTCTGACCCGACCATGAATTAAAGTTATCAGATCTGGCAAGCCTTTGAGAACAGGGATAATCAGAAACTTTGCTCAAATGCAGGTGTTGATCCAATGgtaagatttaagtcagacttggacaagttcttggctaaagttcctgatcaaccctagtatattcaagggctagtcagaTCTAGCCAACTCTAATCCGTCGGTGGATGAATATtaagttaagtaaaatagaTAGGTTTTCTTCGACTTGAATTGCTTGGACTTCAGAAGTAATCAGAAAAACCATTGCCAATTCGCCTTGTTGGAGGCCAACATTTCGAAAAGTGACCACGTTTGAGACTCaatgccaacaaaaaatggTTGTCCTCTGACAATTTATCAtcctttgtcattttttgggaTTTGAATATGTTTTCCTCTCATGATTCAAAATCTGAATTTCATAAAGAAGCCATGGACACACTCTGTCCCGATTGAATGCGACAAACGCAAAATAAGCGCCGAAATTGGCTGCTTTCTGCACTTCACTATTCTTGGCTTCAAATGGCAAAGCCGATCAGTATGTTTTTTCCACTAAGTTCGGAATGCACAAATGACAAACAACGAGAGATTGATTCATTCTTTATCGGTGTCATCAAAATGGAGCATTTACTCACTCTACATTAGGCCGTTCAGGGGGCTCAtcccaaaatgtcatttccTCCTTTTGTGGAGCGTGTTCTCTAAAATTATCTTGTTCACGTACGCCTTGGTTATAAATCTGATCCAATTGAATGGAAACTTTTTCTGCTTCTATTTCAGTCATTTCTTGGTTGTCCCACTTGCGTGAACTTGTTAAGGTTAAGCGATCGACAGTCATGGAAAATCGTTTGAGCGATTCGAAAATCCTGAGGAATTGTGAATCGTGAATCCTGCACCAAAGGTAAGCAATCCTTCAACATTATGTTACAATATATTGGAATTCATCCAAATAATCTTCCAAGGTCAGTTAATTTCGCAACGATTCTCATTTTAGTTTCCGTCTACTATCGGAAGATCAGAAAAGTAGATATACTGAGATGTCCATTTCGTAAATGGAGTGCATTTTCCAAGTCGTGACTTCATCGAGTCGGAATGGACGGAGTTTTGAGATGCTTTGCGGTGAGAAGACTCATTACCCACCTCTTGAAACGAAGTGCGTACGCTGAGTTCACGTGCAACTAGGTACCTATGGACAGTCTATATGTGAGTATGAATGAATGGTGAAGCCGTTTTGCAGGAAAACGCTTCCTCTCCTAATCTCATGACAATCCGgtgatatttcaaatttcgaaGATACCATTCACAAGTCAGGAAGAGTAACAGAATTAATTTTTCAGTGCTGCCAAGCTTGATACGACCCTCAAGCCCATCAGGGTTCAAGGCGTTTTCCGCTCGAAGGGATAATTAGACCTGCATGTGATGTGCAAGTGCACCATTTTATGAGGCTTTTGGGCCAACGTCACGATTCAGTTTGATTAAAATTAGCCGTCTTCATGTGTTACGGCTGCGGAGATTGCAGGGCTTGAAAATCACACAATTACAGATGTAATTGCTTAATGACCAGACTGAAGTTTCCGTAAACTTTGGGAGAATTGGACGCCGGAATCGGCAAGTCTTCGACACAGCATCAAAGCACAATCCTGTGTATGATTGCTCAGATGCACCTGAGTCTGAGGAAATCCTTGAATGCATCGAAACAAATTGACGGCTGCCCACAGGGTGTCTTGTTCGAGCCATTCAAGTGCAAAAGTCATTTCTGAACATCAGTAAATCATATCTGTTTGACAGGTCATTACTGCGTTTGTTTTAAATAATGCACAATAAATGGAGCATGTCAATCCTCAAGGAAAGATCAATATCATGTTGGTCAATCATTCAAGGTCACACGTATGTGGTTTGCATTAACCAAAATCCATAAAGCTTTATACCCAGAAGAATTCTTGAGAAGCTACCAGGTCCTGCTTCCGCGCATTTATGGCCCAACATTCTTGACTCCTTTGGTTGAAAAGCCAGTACCACTTCATATGTTTTACTATGGAGTTCTGCAGTTTCGTTGCGGTTATCTCTCAAGGCGTTTTTTGAGGAACCAACcctttttcatgtttcatgGCCTTCCACTGGTTTACCACTATACTGAACGAGTTTTCTGGGTTGGCCGATATCGCTGCTTTTTTGCGTGTACCATTATGACAGGAGATGCATACGCCGGGGAGTAACAAGTGGTTGCATTCTTTAATTGGTACTTTACGCCAAATGCATTTGCTGGCATAGGATAATCGagtcaagaaaaagagaatcaCTTCCTTATTTGAGGATATGAGTCTCTGTCAAGAAGCGGAAGGAAACTGGTTCAGTTACATTGGAACTGTAATGTTGTGGTTTTGTtgctaaacaaaaaaaatccctctgaCTCAAATAAAGTTTTTGAGCGTTCTTATTCCAATTTTTGACCTGCATGAATCGGAAAACGTATCATTTGTATAAATTATCATCCCAACATAACAAAAATCTTAGCTTTCGACGATTACGATGGTTGACTAGTATCGATAATACAGAACGACCGGTGAGAGGAGTCTCGAGTTTTCGGTTGTAACCAATTCAGATTCATCCGTTGAACTGTCATCTTCTTCACCACTTTCGTTGGCGGTTGTAGATTCAATTATATCCACAGATTCCGTCGTGGTGTCAACAATCTCAAGTGCTTCTGATGCACTTTCTTCTTGATCCAGGCTTGAACCTTGGTCTTGGTTCTCAGACACTGCAGGGTCCAAATCAATCACTTCAGGGTTGATTTCTGAGACAGAGGAATCTGTGTCGTCAACTTGGGGCtcttcaatttcttcctcAGTAGGCTCTACTGAATCTTTGACGGACTCGTTTGCTTCCTCTTCAATGGCTTCAGCGTCGATGTTGGCATTGGAGGTCTGTTCGACAACAGGGGTAAGTCGAAATTGACGACCAGTTCGGGGTGCAATAGCTTCAGCCATGGGCATTCTGGGTATAACTGGCACCTTCTCAATCAGCTTAACTCGGATCGGCCGAACAGTTGGTTTTCCGCCTGTGTAatctttctcctcttctttgggTGGGCGTGGGAAGAACTTCACTCGTTGGTAAGGATAAGCCGGTCTAATTTTGGCCGGGGCTTTTTGAGGAGGGGTTTGAGTGGGTGCCTGACTTTGGTATTGTGGTTGAGGTGGATTTGATTGAGCGCGATGGGCAGGTCGGGGATTGGATGGAGGTGAATATCCACTAGAACTTTGTTGTGGGTAAGCCTGAGTATATCGAGGTTTTAAGTTATCTACTGATGGGGGAGAAACAGGTTCATTGGCGGCGTTTTCCTGATACTGGGGTTGATCAGTTGAAGGTGATCCATATCCAGACTGAACATTCTTTTGCTGAGGCTCAGGAGCCCCATAAGATGGTTGGGTAACCTCGGACTGTCCATATTGTTGTGCTGGTCCTTGTTGGGGTTCAGAAGCCTCATAAGACGATTGGGATGCCTGGGGTTGACGGTATTGTTGAGCAGGTGCTTGTTTAGGTGTAGGGGATCCATAAATGGGTTGCGACTCTTGAGGCTGTCCATATTGTTGGGCTGGTGCTTGTTGGGGTTCAGGGGCGTCATAAGAGGGTTGAGAGTCTTGAGGCTGTCCATATTGTTGGGCTGGTGCTTGTTGGGGTTCAGGGGCGCCATAAGAGGGTTGAGAGTCTTGAGGCTGGCCATATTGTTGCTGTTTTGATTGTGGAGCACCGTATTGGGGTTGGTCTTGTTGCTGTTTGGGAGCTTGGGGGGCTCCGTAACTGGGGGCAGCTGGTTGATTGGGTTCAGAGGGGGCACCATATTCACCTGGCTTTGATGCTTTAACAGGGGCCTGAGGTGATCCATAAACTTGAGGTGGCTCCTCTTGTTTTGGCGATCCATAAGATGAGCCAGCTGGCAATGATTGTGGGGCAGGTTTGTAATAAATTGGTGATGGGGTTGGAATCTCCTTGCTAGAAGCGGCACCATAATTTGACCTGCTGACTTGTGCCGGAGCTTGCGGAACGGGTTTGTAATAAACTCGCGATGGCGCTGGGGCAGGTGAGCCTGCAGGGGTAGCAGACTGGGGTGACGATCTAGATCTTGACTTTCTTATCCCAGGAATGAAAGATGTTTTTGGCTTAGCAAAGCTAATGCTGATAAAACTCTTTCCCGATCCAGGTACAGAGTGGAACAGTTCTCTGTCttctggcctttttttgcATGACCCATGATTGACCAACAAGAGGACGGCCCCGATTCcaagacaaaatgaaattggctTCTGAAAAGAGAAGCATACCTTGAATTGTGTGATCATATCCTAAGAAACACCAAGTTGCCTTACCATTTTGGCTTAGAACTGTTTTCACTTCAACTTCTGCTTTCAAACTGATGAATTTCCTTGTTACTGGGACAATTTTATAGTTAAACCATCTCAACCCCTGGAATCAAATGCAGGCCTACCAATTTTGGAACGAAAACGCTGCCGTTGCTCCAGCTTTAGATTTCCGCCGAATTGCAACTCTAGGCCCTACCTCGCTCGACAAGGTGCTAATACAACCACAAGTGCCAACCGGGACCATTAGAAATGGTTGCCAAATATCGTAGAAACCCCTCACGAGTCAATGCCTTCCCAGTGATCAACCAGTAGCAAACGCGCAAAATCCCCGCAGGAATCGACCACCCGAGATTTGCTCGAACCAAAAGGGGGAGGAGAAACTGCCGCTTGTCTCTTTAGTTGGTTGGATGGTGGATTGTGATCAACATCgcaaaaaagacaaagcaACCAAACCACGTCTATGTCAGTCTTCTGAGACAGAAGGAGCGTGCAACAACACAACGCCAAAACCGAGATGATTTGATGTAaatgttttctcgtacttgtttCATGTACTGTAAAGGAGAGAAATGTCGGCTCTTCTCACATTTACTGGAGCTTCTATGAGGTAGGggattttgacaaaaaacgcAGTTGCATGGGAAAccactttcaattgaattatTCCTTCTTTGCGAACTAACGAATTTTCAACGACACTGTGGCTTCAGTCTGCGTCCGTAGAAATGACCAATGACCCACAGTTGTCACTTTATGAAGTACATGTGATATCTAGTCTCGAGCCTGAGACGGCTTTCTTTAAAACACGTTCAGATCATAAAGAATCAGGAAACGTTGCCATTTTAACCTTTTGGTGAATCATATTCATCCTTGATCTTGCAACGAGTTTAGCTTGAAGAGAAACCATTTGATTTATTGGATATCTTGGTCCAAATTTATCTGGGATGTTGAAACACCATCATGAGCTCTCAAATCAAAGCCTGAACTTTAGATTTAATAGTAAACCAAAATTATGCAT
This Tigriopus californicus strain San Diego chromosome 7, Tcal_SD_v2.1, whole genome shotgun sequence DNA region includes the following protein-coding sequences:
- the LOC131883440 gene encoding uncharacterized protein LOC131883440, which produces MKPISFCLGIGAVLLLVNHGSCKKRPEDRELFHSVPGSGKSFISISFAKPKTSFIPGIRKSRSRSSPQSATPAGSPAPAPSRVYYKPVPQAPAQVSRSNYGAASSKEIPTPSPIYYKPAPQSLPAGSSYGSPKQEEPPQVYGSPQAPVKASKPGEYGAPSEPNQPAAPSYGAPQAPKQQQDQPQYGAPQSKQQQYGQPQDSQPSYGAPEPQQAPAQQYGQPQDSQPSYDAPEPQQAPAQQYGQPQESQPIYGSPTPKQAPAQQYRQPQASQSSYEASEPQQGPAQQYGQSEVTQPSYGAPEPQQKNVQSGYGSPSTDQPQYQENAANEPVSPPSVDNLKPRYTQAYPQQSSSGYSPPSNPRPAHRAQSNPPQPQYQSQAPTQTPPQKAPAKIRPAYPYQRVKFFPRPPKEEEKDYTGGKPTVRPIRVKLIEKVPVIPRMPMAEAIAPRTGRQFRLTPVVEQTSNANIDAEAIEEEANESVKDSVEPTEEEIEEPQVDDTDSSVSEINPEVIDLDPAVSENQDQGSSLDQEESASEALEIVDTTTESVDIIESTTANESGEEDDSSTDESELVTTENSRLLSPVVLYYRY